The nucleotide window GAAAATTCTTATACCGAAAAACGTATGAATTGAAACAACAATAACTAAAAAAAGCGGCATCTTTGCCGCTTTTTCAGTTATATATGATTAGCAAATAGTTCTACCTGAATTTTATTCCACTTCAATTTTCCGGCTCCCATCAGCCTGCTCTTCGATGGTTACTTTTACGCAATTTTCAGGCAAAAGTGACTCTATTTTTTCGGGCCATTCGATGAAACAAATGCTTCCGCTGTAGAAATAGTCTTCATAACCGAAGTCGAAAGCCTCTTCTGGCTTGTTTATACGGTAAAAATCGAAGTGAAATATAGGAGCCTTACCTTCCACCTCATATTCGTTGATAATGGCAAATGTGGGGCTGTTTACGACGTCTTTCACGCCCAGCTCTTCGCATACAGCTTTGACGAATGTAGTTTTACCGGCTCCCATCGAACCGTAGAAGGCAAAGACCGTACGTTCGCCCATGTTATTGATAAATTCACGGGCAGTTTCGCGGATCGTATCGAGTGATTTTATTTGAAAAGTCATAGAAAAGTTTCTTTTAAGCCTTTTTGCGGGCAATAGCATCTTCGATAATTTCTGAAATTACTTCACCGATAACCAAGCCGGCATGAGGAATCTGTTGTGGAATGAAGCTGGTC belongs to Paludibacter jiangxiensis and includes:
- the tsaE gene encoding tRNA (adenosine(37)-N6)-threonylcarbamoyltransferase complex ATPase subunit type 1 TsaE, whose translation is MTFQIKSLDTIRETAREFINNMGERTVFAFYGSMGAGKTTFVKAVCEELGVKDVVNSPTFAIINEYEVEGKAPIFHFDFYRINKPEEAFDFGYEDYFYSGSICFIEWPEKIESLLPENCVKVTIEEQADGSRKIEVE